AAGTTTAACCTTTTTTAATTAAGGTTGAATAAGTCCTTTTAAAGTGAATCCAGCTGACATTCAAGAGCACAAATGGATCACCCTTTTAAGGATTGAGATCAGCTGAAATCTATCTTCTCTTTGTCATCTTAGCCtacctcacttagtgggataagacAAGACTTTTGTGGTTGTTCTTAGTAGTCATGGAACaagttattattttaattttattttacatgttGTGAGACCATCTATATATACCTTTTACAGTTGGTAGAATTGGAAAACAATGATAAGAAATCATTTGATTGGATTTgagtgtgattttgttttatcatATATAACTAGCACGCATTAATTGGCTGTGTAAAAGAGCTCTTGTAATATTTGCTCTGTTGATTGATGCGACCATTCAATCATCTTATGAGCTAAGTTTATAGCACTGTACTTGTGGGTGGGAAGATCAATTTGACCGGCATACGACTTTTCATGTAAAACCGGTGCACTGAAATCTACAGCTAAGTTTTCGGTTTAGAGGTTTTTTATTGCAGTTTCCATTGTTGAAATATGATGTTGGTTGATCAACCAGGTTTATGTTCTTGATCGTTGGCGTAATGCCATCAAAAAAGAGTTGAAAGAAATTATGTTATTGTTCTTTGGCGTAATGCCATGAAAAAGAGTTGAAAAAAATTCTGTAACCAGTTGTTTTCAGAGTTAACACTCAACACTTATCTCTGGAATTCATGGCTTGCACCTCTTGAGAGAAAAAGAAGTAGCACTCTTGCTCAGGGGAGCTCAAATGtgtccatttgttgtttgtttccGAGACTTCTCATATTTGGGACACCTGTTGTTGTTTCCACGTTCtaggttgttcagtcctggacatgagagtgtgttagaagtctcacattggctagagatagagcatagatagcctttataagggttgtgtaaaccttaactcttgagctagcttttatGGTTGAGTATATGCATCCCAATTTTTGAATGCATGTGGTCTTTTTGAGCAGATTGACTTGAAAAATGATTAGTTCCAATGTGATGGATTTTGAGTCATGTCTTTATCTCAGCGTAGAATgatatttttaaaagaaataacaTACTGTTAGCCTACTCTTTAATAATGGATTTCAAAAAGATTGGCATTGATACTTGATACTCATGCTTGGCATCTACTACTCCTTATTTGTGAGCTGCTTTTTTACTGTAGCTAAAACACCTCCAATCGCATTGCGCCACATGGCTTGCTTTTTTACTTACATATTGTGTTTTTTTTCAACCGGAACATTCTAAACGACGTCGTTTCTTATTTTGGCACCTGTTTCTCTCTCATTTTGCCCACGCTGCCTCCCTCCACTCCGGATTTCATGGGGAAAGCACGACCTCACTTCTCTTCCACCTCTGTTCTCTCCGATTTTTCTCTTCTGCGACTTTAGCAACGTCATGTATTTCCCCTGCTTCAGCTGTGATTGACGTCACTCCTCCGGCTCTGGCTATCACGTCGCTCGTCAACCATTGCATGGTTAAGCTTAGTAACAATTCTCCATTGAGCTTAAATCCGCTGTAGCTTAGCAAATCTCATACGTTTGTTCTTAATTTCGtcctttatttgaattttttatctgATCTTTTTTATTagatgtgattttttttttgggggatTTGGTACTTGCTTTGCAACCACTCCCCATTGTTAGGTTCGGTTCATCCATTTTTATGCATCTGTCATTTCCATTCTGATTTGAAGTTGGGATTAGGTTTTTAGTTCTAGGGTTACAGGTCGAATGCATTACACAACTTCTTCTCCTTTGAATTTTTACTCATATCCATTTGCCTATAAATGCTCACACAACTCTTGCTGCACGACAATTCACTCCACCACAATTCACACAATCCTCATTCCAAGTTTCCAACCTCTGATATTAATGGTGGTTTTAATTCGATTAAGAGCCTTATACCTAGAAGAGATCTATGGAGAGTGAAAGTCAGGGTTCTTGAGGTGTGGGAGCTTCGTACTGTTGGAGAACCAATTAATCCATTTGGTATCCAGATAGTTCTCCTTGATGCTGAGGTTGCTTGAATCTTTGTATTGGCAGCAGATTGTTTAATTTGTTACTGATTATTGATTGTTGAATTCTAAAGGTTGCTTACAATGTTTCATTCCTTTTTTTTAGAACCTCCAAATTGAGGGTACCATATTCATTTAATAACTTTTTCAGCAGTAGTTGCTGGAGTAAGAAACCCATGTTATGCGTGATTATGCATTAGGCTAGGAGCTTTGGACATTTAGTGGGAATGAGCAAAAAGTTAGAACATGAATTAGGCAAGAGACAGTAACCCTTGGACATTTTTCTTATCCCAATACAATGGTGACTGCCGCCTAACGTGATGGTAATCAAACCAAGATTAAATTGTTTTCTTCTTAGTTTGCTGCTGCATTTTATATTCCTATTTGAGCTGGAAcaaattcaaattgaaaatgTACAGATAATGAATGGTTTCCAAATATAAGAAAGGAACTTAGGCCAATAATGTTCTATTATAAATCGTTGTACCTTTTTGTGTTCTGTTTGTAAACTAATGAACTTGGAATTTTTGTTCATGATTAGTGAGTTCCTTGGCAATTAGCAGATAAGTTAGAGATTGTGTGTTTGGTATTGCACGTGTAGTGTGTGGATAAGTTAAAGTATTtggtataaaaaaatatgtgtaTTGTGGATAAATTTGTACTACAAGACATGCACTTTCATATGACATTTATAAACCaagtatataatttaatttgtatACAAGAGTGCATGAAACATGATGAGAttacttttgttttgtttagaGGGAGATTTGCCTAAAAATTTTCTATATGAAGTTGTGATTCAATTCATGATTTTCAAGAACAAGAGCCCCTTGCCATTCTCTCAGACCGTGAAGTATTTTGCTACCTCAACTCTAACCGAGCCACTCGGAAATCCCATGAGAAAAACCAAGGGATAACATGCTGCTGTTATACTGTCACATTTTGGATCTCCTGTTTTTGCCGAGGTGTTTGATTTCGAGTTTTCAGCTTTCAGCAGTTAAGTTGGGAAATCGATTACGCGATCCCCAGGGTTCAGAACGGCCAAACAGAATCCTACAGGAATCGGTTACAATTAATAAATAATCGATTACATGTTCCACTTTAAATTCGAACCAGCTCCTTCTTCCTTCATTCACGCGTTTTTCTTCTCCTGGGCTCCCTGGAAACGCGTTTCCAAGCTTCTCTTTCCCTCTAGATCACGCGACTCAAGTGTTCACCGATTTGATAGAAATAAAGATCAATTTCATATATCTCAAGTGTTCTAAACACTTTCCCCAACTCAGTTTCTTCAATTTCTTTTCCATTTGAGAGatcctaaaaccctaaaccctaaaatcatgCCTCCTTCTCATCCTTCAAAGTTGAAACGCAAAAGGAAGACCACGGAGCCATATAATCCTCTGGATGAAGGTGAGGATCAAAGGGAAGTCACGTCCTTTGCTTCCCGTTCAATCCTACCTACAAAATTTGgtaatattttatcttttaattcTGGTGGGtttctttttcaaaatcttATTGAGGAACAAGGTTTAGACCAAATGTTTGAAGACACTGTTGAATATTATCCCGATTTGGTTAAGGTGTTTTATTGCAACCTTAAGGTAGAAAAGAATGTTTTGTATTCTCAAGTTAAGGGCAAGAAGATTCGCATGGATGTTGCTACTTTTGGGAACTGTGCTCGTATTCCTAGTGTGGGACTCGAGTTGGGTGATGGTTTACCATGTCCTTGGTCTGATTTTGATAAGAAAGCTTATTATACCTCTTTGTGTCGTGAGTCTAAGTTAGCATCTTTGCTTAAGAAAAGGGAACTTTGTGAGACTCATAAGACAAAGGACACAATGCTTGTTGGTATTTTGAATCCTGATGATCGCCTGCTTCACTATTTTATGACCTATGTCTTTTTACCAAAGGGTACAAACCATGCTCAAATTAATGAGTTGGAATTGCAACTGATGTATGCTATGAAGAATCACAATAAGGTCAACTGGGCTTTTGTTATCATGAACCATATGGCTAAGGCAAAAGCGGGCTCAACAGCTTTTCCTTATGCACGTTTGCTTACTCATGTGTTTCAGGCCCGTGGCGTCCCTCTTGATGGTGAGCCGAGTTCGATTGGTCGTGATGACGATCGCATTGATAAGAATTATTTGGGTCATTTGAAAATTGTGTTAGATGAGGATTCCCGTAGCTATAAATTCACTGATGACGATGAGGTTGATGCTACTTCGATTCCTCGTGCTCCTGCTGCTGCTTCTCGTACCCCTTCACTTGATTCCTCTCCTTTTCAAGTGGTCTTGGATCGTTTGGATGCTTTTCAACTTCATGTTAATGACAGTCTTGATTCCTTCCGGTCCTATGTCGGTGATCAATTTGTGGCTACCAATGCTCATCTTGTCGATTTGAATGATCGTGTTGATGTTCTTTCCGCTTCGGTTAGGGGGTTACATGAGGGCATTAACTAGTTTGTTGGCTTTTCATTGTGTTTGTGCTTTCTTTGTTTTGATGTTTGACCTTTGGTTATTTGTAATTCAGTTAGGGATTCATAGTTAGTTATCTTGTGGTACTTTGAGTTTGATTTGGATAACTGTAATAGTGACCACTAGTTGTTTGGACCTCGTTTATGTTTGTTTGACATTTACTTAATGTTTCATTTAACTTGTGGTTTGCTTAGTTTGTGGTGACATTAGTAGCCGTGTGATAGTTTTAAGATAGAGAAAAGGATAGATAGACATACATTTTTTTTGCAACATCCTTCAGATATACCATGTTGTGACAATTTTAAATCTCCACATTTGTGGTGATTGTTAAAAAACCATCACAAGATGATATGTTTAAAGTATGTTTAGCACAAAATGTATGTCTATGTATGATTATCCTTTTAAGATTTAACCCCAACACTCAGGTGTGAGCCTGTGATCTCTTTTGGAGTCTTGACAATAGTTATAAACCATGTGGTGTCTCTGCACAAACGACATGGCCCCGTACTGCTGTGAGGTCAACCCACCTGAGGGGTACGGTGAGGCTGAGGCCGGGTGGCACCACCGAGGGGCAAAGGCTGAGCAGCCACTAGCTTTGAAGTTGGTGTATTTTGCAACAAAAGGTTGATACTTGTAATCAGCTTTGTACTTTCCATCTTCTGTTGCCCATGATGAGGCATCCCATATTGAACCATAAAGCCACATTGGCCTCACTGGAAATGTTGCACTGCTCTTCCTCGGGTACCTCCTTATTGGCACATCATCTACTAGGAAACTGACACGTATATAGTTCAATGTCAGTAATAATGACAAACATGTTTCAATAACTTTTTACTATCGGAATCAATTCTCACACTAAGACCCTATTCAGAGCGTGTTTGGTTTCTTGTTGGAAAACTCTTAGAATCAATACGAGTAGAGTAAATCAATTATAGATGAAAGTATTTTAGTTTTTGGAGAATTGATTACAGACCCTAGACCCTGAGATAATTATGGTTGAAGctagagacataagcttctatattggatataaatatataatcaaTGTGAAATTTTACAACCGCAAAAatcatgttttgatgattgtaTCCAAATATTTCACTTTCAACTTATTTTTTACTATAATCTATTTTACCGGAAACAATCATAGAAAACGCTAATATAAGAAGAAGGATTGATTTTTGCTTCTCCCCAAATTATTTTTACATAGAAGAAGGATTTACAAAATAAAATGGACAAGTTGTATTGGGGTAAGAATCATTTTTTAGAGTCATAAACTagatggaatttttttatgttatgGTTGAAAGTTAGAATTCATTTTATAATTACAATTACCCTTGGTGGCCATAAAAAAACTAGTAGATCAATACATTAATGTTgcttttaactttttattagatGGGTGTTATACAGTACACTTAGTAATTATTTTGTTTACCCCTCACTTCCATGCTATGTTTTTTTGTGCTATTCATGTGGTATTGATTCTGTTTTCCTATGTAATTTATTAACCCTGTCAAATCTGTATTTGCTACCTTCCATTATTTCAGAGAAAACGAAATCCTCTCCCTTTCATCTTCAAAGCTATCAATCAATTGTGTCTGTGATGCCAAATTGCCAATTGATAAGAAGCTATGAACCAATTAAACCTGGATTTTCTTTATCTTGTCTCCTGCCAATCTACTTCAgcagaaaaagaaacagagcCTACCCTGTTTACCCTTCTTTTTAGTACTAGCATTGAACATCAACAAATTTAATTTCACATATAACTTTGATTCTAAAACCAAAATCAACTTCTTTAAGTAGCTTTTAActgttagaattgattttaaagatAAAAGTTGATAAAACTGATAGACACCAATGAGGGGTGTAGACATCCCAAATGGTAATATGATCATAAAGATTAAGTGAAAAATGAGTTAAATTTATAGTGACTTACATGATTTCCTTAGGACTCCAAAGTATAGCATAATGGTGAAAATCTTTGGTAGGATCAAACCACAGATTGAACTTCATCTCTCTACCTATAATTTTCCCATCTCCACTCCCTCTTATATAAACATTGGTCTGCAAAACATAAGGCTTTCCAAATGTTGTCCCAAGAAACTCAATGTCCACTTCATCATGGAAACCAGGATGTGCTTCATTGTTGGAAAGCTGCCATTAGTCAATTCAGCATTAGTAATAGTAATTAATAagctaaaaaaattgtattagcTTCCAATTAATCAACTTATTCATTTGCAGTGTCATGTGGTCATATCTTACATAGAAAGCTGTTATAACTCCTGCAGTGTACCCAGGTTGGAGCTTAATGGAAGCACCAAAGTACCCGGATCGAAATGGACGTACCGATTTGAAGCCACTTCCTGAAACAAAGACATGGAAATGGATTagtaacatgtttggatcaagtTCTCTTTTCTCATAATCTAATCTGACAGTCAAAAGCTTCTGAccaaggatttccaaacatgcagtaAATGTAACAAAATGAGAAAGCATTTAACTTGAAAGTGAAGTAAGAGTGATGAGAGATTGAGACCTGTGGTTCTATCTAGCCAAATTGATAATGTACTTTGGTCTAGTCTTTGGTGCTGAGGGCCCCATAGGTTCCTAAATCCTTTGTGAAAGCTCAAAGACCTGACTTTGGAACTTGGCCAGTAGCCAGGTGAAGGTGGCCAGTAGGCATTGCTTGAAGGGGCCAAGAAGATCAAAATAGCAAAGACAAGGAGAGCCATGAAGAAAGCACAAAGCAGTGTATAAATGCAGGGtcagaaaaaagagaaaaggagGAAAGTGCTCAAAGTGTGAGGGGCATATGGAAGAAGAGTATGGTAGTATGTTTGatataaataagaaaattagtgGGACCCAGATGGAGAACTAATGGTGAAATTGTGGAGGGATTAGATGAATTAAGCATGGAAATTAGTATTATTTTTAGATCATTAATTAATTGATGGATAACAAACATTCAATCATGTCTTGCATAGGCATTTAGATTATTGCTATATATATTTCCTTTTTCCCATTACaactactattttttttcaccCCCCATCTCTTTATGGCAGAAAACATGTTAGCATGGTTGGAaagatacaaaaaaaaaagatgatatgATGCAGAAGGGGTAGATGGGTATGCCTTAAATGTGCCTCTTAATTTAACAGTGTGTTGCATGGCATTCTGATTCAAACTATAGAGCCTAGGCTTATCCCTGTAATTTTTCCATCTTCCTTGAAGGCTACAGGGATTTTTGTCTGAGATTACACCATTTTGTGGTGCTTTTCAGTTTTCACCATAGCATCCTTTCTCCCAAAGTCAAATTATTATTCTGTCCATTCATGACTTAATCAGCTTATTTGCTCTCGGTATTAATTTGATAATTGTTATACCTTTTATAAGGATTATCTTGAttatatctctagttaatgtgaAATTCTAACACacctcttataaaaaaaaatgtgaaatttgCGGGACTGGATATCTTCGAGTGATCCATATATGGAATATTTCCAACAAAACAAATTTAAGATaaactctgataccatattagaatttgcGAGACCTAACTCTACCTAGAAAATTAGCTTAGAAGTAGAGTTCTTCTACCATTTATAATGACTATCTTAACCATATCTATTATCTAGTCAATATAGAATTCTAAcaacataagtttttttttctcagaattgatttattttttatatcaaTTGTAGAAAAAAGTTTCAAACATGCAGTAAGAGAAGCATAAAATTGATGAGGGTAAACGCCAAAATGAGATAATGATAAGacaaatgaaattttaaaatgtaaggAAATAATGGAACAGATTCTGATAGAGTCAATTCTCATGAATTTATCAGCAAAAGAGTGACGGTGTGTTTGAACCTGTGAAGTTCATCAATGGAGGGGGGGGTCAGGAAGTATCCCAAAGCTTGATTTGATAATGAGTGGGGCACAACATGCATGATTGATATGAATAATGTGTAATGTAATCTTATGATGATCAATCGAGAAAATGAGTCCAAAATATATAGATCGCAACCAACCACATTATATCTATCTTTATATATGGAAATGATAGCTGACAGTAGCAAGATACTAGATTTTACTGCTCAACTTTTCTTTTCCATATTAGTTGATAGATTCGTTGACAGTCACATTTTTTTGTTGTAAAAGAACCTTCAGATTAAAACGTTTAGTGTTCGGACTAGCCTTCAAATTGTCACATTTATGGATGTGTTCCGAAATTGACTCAGGGAGCTAATATGTAGTGAAGATCCCAACCCTAATTTTTCCTATCCCACATATGAGTGACTAACCTTATTGACTAGCCGGTCATGTTAAGGGAATAAACTTGGACGGCTGGTTTCTTTAATGGTCAACGCCTTCTTCTTGGTTCCGACATGGGCTTAGGGTCGTAGCGCGAGCTAGGCCTTAATCGTCCCCATGACAATAAATTTGGCTGGGTGGTTACTTAACTATTTTATGAATTTATGGTCTATCCCCAATCCATACTCGTAAGATGGAAATAGAAAGTTCCTACATTTTTTTCTATTAATGATTTACATGTTTACATTAActtctacttttttttaaacGATTCTTAAGTTAATCACAAAAACATGTCTCCCTAATATATCCCATGAATTGTTTTACTCTTGAGTGTAGAGATTGTATTCTCATCTAATAGTCAAATTTTCTTTGGAGATATAGACTTTGCTctcctaacttttttttttcacacacAAACAAAACCAAATAGTCGAACTCCTGTGAACATAATTAATAAACTCAGCTCTTTGTTTGC
This is a stretch of genomic DNA from Lotus japonicus ecotype B-129 chromosome 1, LjGifu_v1.2. It encodes these proteins:
- the LOC130730320 gene encoding probable xyloglucan endotransglucosylase/hydrolase protein 32, with translation MALLVFAILIFLAPSSNAYWPPSPGYWPSSKVRSLSFHKGFRNLWGPQHQRLDQSTLSIWLDRTTGSGFKSVRPFRSGYFGASIKLQPGYTAGVITAFYLSNNEAHPGFHDEVDIEFLGTTFGKPYVLQTNVYIRGSGDGKIIGREMKFNLWFDPTKDFHHYAILWSPKEIIFLVDDVPIRRYPRKSSATFPVRPMWLYGSIWDASSWATEDGKYKADYKYQPFVAKYTNFKASGCSAFAPRWCHPASASPYPSGGLTSQQYGAMSFVQRHHMVYNYCQDSKRDHRLTPECWG